A single Dehalococcoidia bacterium DNA region contains:
- a CDS encoding O-antigen ligase family protein: MYLLAHAVTVLAAGITIGTIVRETIPPVLVAAAFLLVWAADIRGVTQGLTPKRLGIGEIVSILALAVLVGFFIVSLASSYSVTYLLVIGLAIVGVVTSVILALTSDGPRPVVVFLLAYPLIAYLESEFNFREALAQVLTVGPFTYTPSLAFIWILTLAVLLRKLATRQALTRTRLDLFILAWLFVLFLSSLNSRLPLESLQELLNDATMPLLFFVIVNRTHTRHDVVTLCLALLIASFVRLAILLYFYLLLLQRDVSFGVGASIFKLGVHMGVLGWIASTILPLSLVFVAYSPRFRAKLALLGLAAFSVVVILVIRIRSAVIASFLPAVLLMIQVRAKAAWYFAGAMVLTAVLVLAVGTEPLWLDRFQSWTSLQAIETEQAQRLDLWQAAVRMTLDHPLLGVGLRMFEEVSPQYLHTDWSAEGRGSSYAHEVLLHYASAGGLGALAAVLGLHIVALRTAWIIGRKNADPQLRALALGLSWAVTSMLLSGLIGGTGFASGNAPDRPMGQTDQGIFFWVVVGLVFVMAALTSERVSASEHQV, translated from the coding sequence GTGTACCTGCTGGCGCATGCCGTGACGGTCCTGGCGGCGGGCATCACCATCGGCACGATAGTCCGCGAGACCATTCCGCCAGTCCTGGTTGCGGCGGCGTTTCTGCTGGTGTGGGCTGCGGACATACGCGGCGTGACGCAAGGGCTGACACCCAAGAGGCTCGGGATAGGCGAAATAGTTTCCATACTTGCCCTGGCGGTTCTCGTGGGCTTTTTTATCGTGAGTCTCGCGTCGTCCTACTCCGTGACTTATCTCCTGGTCATTGGACTGGCCATCGTCGGCGTCGTCACCTCCGTCATACTGGCCCTGACGTCCGATGGGCCCAGGCCTGTCGTCGTCTTTCTGTTGGCGTATCCCCTGATAGCCTATCTGGAGAGCGAATTCAACTTCCGGGAAGCACTTGCCCAAGTCCTCACCGTGGGGCCCTTTACCTACACACCGTCTCTCGCATTCATATGGATCCTGACTCTGGCGGTGCTCCTGCGCAAGCTCGCGACAAGGCAGGCCCTGACGCGCACGCGCCTGGACCTGTTCATTTTGGCATGGCTGTTCGTGCTATTCCTGTCGTCCCTTAACTCCCGGCTACCCCTGGAAAGCCTCCAGGAACTGCTCAACGATGCCACCATGCCGCTGTTGTTCTTCGTCATTGTCAATCGTACTCACACGCGTCACGACGTTGTTACTTTATGCCTGGCCCTTCTCATCGCCTCCTTCGTTCGGCTCGCGATCCTGTTGTACTTCTACCTCCTTTTGTTGCAGCGCGATGTCTCCTTTGGTGTCGGGGCCAGCATCTTCAAACTCGGTGTACACATGGGCGTATTGGGATGGATAGCATCAACTATCCTGCCGCTGTCTCTTGTCTTTGTGGCTTACTCGCCGCGTTTCAGAGCAAAGCTTGCCCTCCTGGGCCTCGCGGCCTTCAGCGTCGTGGTGATTCTCGTTATACGCATCCGCTCGGCGGTCATCGCCAGCTTCCTTCCGGCCGTCCTTTTGATGATCCAAGTCCGTGCGAAGGCAGCCTGGTACTTCGCGGGGGCAATGGTTCTGACGGCGGTACTGGTACTGGCCGTCGGCACCGAACCACTGTGGCTCGACCGCTTTCAATCGTGGACATCCTTACAAGCAATAGAGACGGAGCAGGCCCAGCGTCTCGACCTGTGGCAGGCCGCGGTCCGTATGACCCTGGACCACCCGCTTCTGGGCGTTGGCCTGCGCATGTTCGAAGAGGTCTCTCCTCAGTATTTGCACACGGATTGGTCAGCCGAGGGTCGCGGCAGCTCTTATGCCCACGAAGTGCTCCTTCACTACGCCTCCGCAGGCGGCTTGGGGGCTTTGGCGGCGGTTCTGGGCCTGCACATTGTCGCCCTCCGGACGGCCTGGATCATCGGAAGGAAGAACGCTGATCCGCAACTCAGGGCGCTGGCGCTGGGGCTTTCCTGGGCTGTCACAAGCATGTTGCTGAGCGGGCTGATCGGAGGCACGGGGTTCGCATCAGGTAACGCCCCGGACCGCCCCATGGGACAAACAGACCAGGGGATCTTTTTTTGGGTTGTGGTGGGCCTAGTATTTGTCATGGCAGCACTTACTTCGGAGCGAGTGAGCGCCAGCGAGCATCAAGTATAA
- a CDS encoding glycosyltransferase family 4 protein: MSTRLRICYIGWSDYPHLLRWAKWFAARGHDVHVLAGYPISAQGITMHDIMPAPSGLPRWRRYLRGEVNISAAYWLRTVLRVRSLVKEISPDILHSHSLYYPGYMGALTGFQPYAITAWSYDDATLGYAPHAATRPLRRLFARCALGRARLITGISNDLVREMVRAGAPSDRIIQFNWGVDLQRFNLTQSRADARRKLGLLENAPVVLSVRNMGDPCNVETLVQAIPDVLRRAPRTHFVFTWNYAQPDRLQWVQDRVREYGAQENVRLVGRVPHEELATYYQAADVFVSLATWDSGPISMVEAMACGAVPVMGALPSVREWITDGENGYLVSQTNAAQVAGTIVNVLEHPKKHQEIACANWRIIQERADFNERMMFMEQRYRKLLD, translated from the coding sequence ATGAGCACACGCCTTCGCATTTGCTACATAGGCTGGAGCGACTATCCCCACCTTCTGCGCTGGGCCAAGTGGTTCGCGGCCAGAGGCCACGATGTGCACGTCCTGGCAGGTTATCCAATCTCTGCCCAAGGCATCACCATGCACGACATTATGCCCGCGCCATCGGGACTTCCCCGGTGGAGACGGTACCTTCGCGGAGAGGTCAATATCAGCGCGGCGTACTGGCTCCGGACGGTGCTGCGCGTGCGGAGCCTGGTCAAAGAGATCAGTCCGGATATCCTCCACTCGCACTCGCTCTACTATCCCGGCTACATGGGCGCCCTGACAGGCTTTCAGCCCTACGCCATCACCGCGTGGAGCTACGACGACGCCACACTTGGCTATGCGCCGCACGCGGCGACCCGCCCCCTGCGCCGCCTCTTCGCGCGGTGCGCTCTGGGCCGCGCCCGTCTGATCACCGGCATCTCGAACGACCTGGTGCGCGAGATGGTACGCGCGGGCGCCCCGTCAGACAGGATCATACAGTTCAACTGGGGCGTCGACCTGCAAAGGTTCAACCTCACCCAGTCCCGTGCGGACGCCCGCCGCAAACTGGGGCTGCTGGAGAACGCCCCCGTCGTCCTCTCCGTCCGCAACATGGGCGACCCGTGCAACGTGGAGACCCTCGTCCAGGCCATTCCAGACGTACTCCGCCGCGCGCCGCGAACGCACTTTGTCTTTACCTGGAACTACGCCCAGCCTGACCGCCTTCAGTGGGTCCAGGACCGTGTGCGGGAATATGGCGCTCAGGAGAATGTCCGACTGGTGGGTCGCGTGCCGCACGAAGAGCTTGCCACGTACTATCAGGCGGCAGACGTGTTCGTTTCCCTGGCGACGTGGGACTCCGGACCGATCTCGATGGTGGAGGCGATGGCGTGCGGCGCCGTGCCGGTCATGGGCGCGCTGCCCAGCGTCAGAGAGTGGATAACGGACGGCGAGAACGGCTATCTGGTCTCCCAGACCAACGCGGCCCAGGTGGCCGGGACGATTGTGAACGTGCTGGAGCATCCGAAGAAGCACCAGGAAATCGCCTGCGCGAACTGGCGTATTATTCAGGAACGCGCTGATTTCAACGAGCGCATGATGTTCATGGAACAGCGGTATAGAAAGCTGTTAGACTAG
- a CDS encoding glycosyltransferase family 4 protein encodes MNTKQQRIFFVLPHANLRGGNKIVFEVADGLTDHGYSITILTPTGHPPAWMNVKTPFGSWDHWRKRITDDDIAIMTWDYDADYLMDIRGYKGYYVQHFMHFIEDIFKLPLDFFVSESSYIQKHTLETYGVRSHLIMPGIAHTVFQPYPDVPRIGNRVMTLGWGGWKGTEDVEKAIELVRAQGQPVDFTSVHDLSSEEMARAYCSSAVYVSGSWYEGFGLPLLEAMACGCPVATTDSKGIDDFAIDGETCLKVPPRDPEAMAAAVLHLLRDPGLRRRLAANGLAMAQRFGWERSIDAWEELLGLRSGRPHFLEAGDYERLAAPSPETRQVIRRVRQTCARRRREERLARIKSALRRVLPFR; translated from the coding sequence ATGAACACCAAGCAACAGCGCATCTTCTTCGTGCTCCCGCACGCCAACCTGAGAGGCGGCAACAAGATCGTGTTCGAAGTCGCTGATGGGCTCACCGACCACGGCTACTCTATCACGATCCTCACTCCAACCGGCCACCCTCCCGCCTGGATGAACGTAAAAACCCCCTTTGGGTCGTGGGACCACTGGCGAAAACGTATCACGGACGACGACATAGCGATCATGACCTGGGACTATGACGCGGACTACCTCATGGACATTCGCGGCTACAAGGGCTACTACGTCCAGCACTTCATGCACTTCATCGAGGACATCTTCAAGCTGCCGCTGGACTTCTTTGTCAGCGAGTCCTCCTACATCCAGAAGCACACGCTGGAGACTTATGGCGTGCGCTCGCACCTAATCATGCCTGGCATCGCCCACACGGTTTTTCAACCCTATCCGGATGTCCCGCGGATTGGCAACCGGGTGATGACCCTCGGCTGGGGCGGCTGGAAGGGCACGGAGGACGTTGAGAAGGCCATCGAGCTAGTGCGCGCCCAAGGCCAGCCCGTGGACTTCACGTCCGTGCATGACCTTTCATCGGAGGAGATGGCCCGCGCGTACTGCTCCTCCGCCGTGTACGTCTCCGGGTCCTGGTACGAGGGCTTCGGCCTGCCACTGCTGGAGGCCATGGCCTGCGGCTGCCCCGTCGCCACCACCGATAGCAAAGGCATCGACGACTTCGCCATTGACGGCGAGACCTGCCTCAAGGTGCCGCCACGCGACCCGGAAGCCATGGCTGCGGCTGTCCTGCACCTCCTGCGGGACCCCGGCCTGCGCCGACGGCTGGCCGCCAACGGGCTTGCCATGGCGCAGCGATTCGGATGGGAGCGCAGCATAGACGCGTGGGAGGAGCTGCTGGGCCTGCGCTCTGGCCGTCCGCATTTCCTGGAGGCGGGCGACTATGAGAGGCTTGCCGCGCCCTCGCCGGAAACCCGGCAGGTCATACGCCGCGTCCGCCAGACCTGCGCCCGGCGCCGACGTGAGGAGCGCCTTGCCCGCATCAAAAGCGCGCTGCGCCGCGTCCT